The sequence below is a genomic window from Deltaproteobacteria bacterium.
GCTTCCTCTACATCACGCGGGACCGGTTCAAAACGCCCGGGATGCGCTTCTGGACGATGCTGATCCTGTACGGCGCGGCGCGGTCGTTCTTCGAGATCTTCCGCGACGACCCCCGCGGCTTCCTCGGCCCCTTCTCCGAATCGCAGGTCGTCTCGGCCGTCCTGATCACCTACGCAATCGTCTCCATCCTCCGCGCCAGGGCGAAAGCCGTCACGATCATCCCCAAGTAGCAGAGCTTCTCTTGAAAGGAGCTACTCCGCAGGGGGGCTTCCCCTTCGGCTGCGCCGCCTCGGAGGGGGACTCCGTTCGTGGCTCGCCGTGCGGTGAACCTGCACGGCTGCGCTTTACCTCACTGCGTCCCCCTCCTGCGGCGACTCCGCCGGACCCTCCTGTTGCGTTCGCCTTCGTGTTTCGTTTCCCCTCCGGGCAGACCGGCAGGAGCGGGCATTCCGCGCAGAGCGGGTTGCGGGGCCGGCACACTTCCCGCCCGAGGCGGATGAGGTTGAGGTGCAGCGGCCCATGGTCCCCGGTGCCCACGTGCGGCTCGAGGGAGAGGGCGGCCTTCGCAAGGGTAGACGTGCCGGGGACCAGCCCGAGACGCTTCGTCACACGCAGGACGTGGGTGTCCACGGGAAAGGCGGGCATGCCGAAGGA
It includes:
- a CDS encoding endonuclease III codes for the protein MAGAARGLSARLREVSGLLAGRFGRPEICVHETDPVRNLVLTILSQNTTDASRDRAYDRLAKRFPTLPALAAARPSDLEEAIRVGGLAKAKAKSILGALARIREERGGYSLDFLRGMPLPEAREYLTSFPGVGVKTANILLLFSFGMPAFPVDTHVLRVTKRLGLVPGTSTLAKAALSLEPHVGTGDHGPLHLNLIRLGREVCRPRNPLCAECPLLPVCPEGKRNTKANATGGSGGVAAGGGRSEVKRSRAGSPHGEPRTESPSEAAQPKGKPPCGVAPFKRSSATWG